One region of Mycobacteriales bacterium genomic DNA includes:
- a CDS encoding YbaB/EbfC family nucleoid-associated protein, producing MPPQPNMQQLMKQAQKMQQQLLAAQEQIAATVVEGSAGGGLVKATMTGAGELTALEIAPAAVDPDDIETLQDLVVAAVRDAKRSADELAAQTMGPLAGGMGGTLGIPGF from the coding sequence ATGCCTCCGCAGCCCAACATGCAGCAGCTGATGAAGCAGGCCCAGAAGATGCAGCAGCAGCTGCTCGCCGCCCAGGAGCAGATCGCCGCGACGGTCGTCGAGGGCAGCGCCGGCGGCGGTCTGGTGAAAGCGACGATGACTGGTGCCGGAGAGCTGACCGCCCTCGAGATCGCACCGGCCGCGGTCGACCCGGACGACATCGAGACCTTGCAAGACCTCGTGGTGGCCGCCGTGCGCGACGCGAAGCGATCCGCGGACGAGCTGGCCGCCCAGACGATGGGGCCGCTGGCCGGCGGGATGGGCGGCACGCTGGGCATCCCGGGCTTCTAG
- a CDS encoding DNA polymerase III subunit gamma and tau, giving the protein MSLALYRKYRPATFAEVVGQEHVTEPICAALDSGRIHHAYLFSGPRGCGKTSSARILARSLNCEKGPTSKPCGVCDSCVALAPNGPGSLDVIEIDAASHGLVDDARDLRERAFFAPVSSQFKVYVIDEAHMITSAAFNALLKVVEEPPPHVKFVFATTEPDKVLTTIKSRTFHYRFRLIPPQVMRDHLASLCEREGIDVDPLVLPLVVRAGAGSARDAQSILDQLAAGSGGERISYERALSLLGYTDATLLDEAVDAFASSDGAAVFTSVDRVIEAGLDPRRFAQDLLERFRDLLVLDAVPDAGEAGLLDVPSDALDRMRGQAGRLGRASLTHAAEVMATALVDMRGTTSPRLVLELACARVLLPAATDDAAAVLSRLDRIERRLAAGGVSAAPSVAATEPAAAAPETPATARAVPVPASPASPAASPVAEPAAHSTAQAPEPAAPAPAVGGAVDVVMLRRLWDSVLDAVRSESRTAHALMLSAQIESLEGNRLTLSFSSASLAERFARDVSGTVTAALRTVVGVELKVSANAGGAGSPAPPAAAESERHVAPEPVAEITPEEIADSDDVDEGAATDQEASALALLQEGLGAQVIGEIDQT; this is encoded by the coding sequence ATGTCGCTCGCGCTGTATCGCAAGTACCGCCCGGCCACGTTTGCCGAGGTGGTCGGCCAGGAACACGTCACCGAGCCGATCTGCGCAGCGCTCGACTCCGGGCGGATCCACCACGCGTACCTGTTCAGCGGACCGCGCGGCTGCGGGAAGACCTCCAGCGCGCGCATCCTGGCGCGGTCGCTGAACTGCGAGAAAGGCCCCACCTCCAAGCCGTGCGGGGTGTGTGACTCGTGCGTCGCGCTGGCGCCGAACGGACCCGGCTCACTCGACGTGATCGAGATCGACGCGGCGTCGCACGGACTCGTCGACGACGCCCGGGACCTACGCGAGCGCGCGTTCTTCGCCCCGGTGTCCTCGCAGTTCAAGGTCTACGTGATCGACGAGGCTCACATGATCACTTCGGCGGCGTTCAACGCGCTGCTCAAGGTGGTCGAGGAACCCCCGCCGCACGTCAAGTTCGTCTTTGCGACGACCGAACCCGACAAGGTCCTCACGACCATCAAGTCGCGGACCTTCCACTATCGGTTCCGGCTCATCCCGCCGCAGGTCATGCGGGACCATCTGGCCTCGCTGTGCGAGCGCGAAGGCATCGACGTCGACCCGCTCGTGCTGCCGCTGGTGGTCCGCGCGGGCGCCGGGTCCGCGCGTGACGCGCAGTCGATCCTCGACCAGCTCGCGGCGGGCTCGGGCGGTGAGCGGATCAGCTACGAACGGGCGCTGTCGCTGCTCGGCTACACCGACGCCACGTTGCTCGACGAGGCTGTCGATGCCTTCGCCTCCTCGGACGGGGCCGCCGTGTTCACCTCCGTCGACCGGGTCATCGAGGCCGGGCTCGATCCGCGCCGCTTCGCGCAGGACCTGCTCGAACGCTTCCGTGACCTGCTGGTGCTCGACGCCGTTCCCGACGCCGGCGAGGCGGGCTTGCTCGACGTTCCGAGCGACGCGCTCGACCGCATGCGCGGACAGGCCGGCCGGCTCGGCCGCGCGTCACTGACCCACGCCGCCGAGGTCATGGCGACGGCGCTGGTCGACATGCGGGGTACGACGTCGCCGCGTCTGGTGCTCGAGCTCGCATGCGCCCGCGTGCTGCTGCCCGCGGCGACCGACGACGCGGCCGCGGTCCTGTCGCGCCTCGACCGGATCGAACGCCGCCTCGCCGCGGGCGGCGTCAGCGCCGCCCCGTCGGTAGCGGCGACCGAGCCCGCTGCGGCGGCTCCTGAGACCCCCGCAACCGCGAGAGCCGTGCCCGTACCGGCTTCGCCGGCTTCGCCCGCCGCGTCGCCTGTCGCGGAGCCGGCGGCCCACTCCACCGCGCAGGCTCCTGAACCTGCCGCTCCCGCGCCGGCCGTCGGCGGCGCCGTCGACGTCGTCATGCTGCGCCGGCTGTGGGACAGCGTGCTCGACGCGGTTCGCAGCGAGAGCCGCACCGCGCACGCGCTGATGCTGTCGGCCCAGATCGAGTCGCTGGAAGGGAACCGGCTCACGTTGTCGTTCTCGAGCGCGTCGTTGGCCGAGCGCTTCGCTCGCGACGTGAGCGGCACCGTCACGGCAGCTCTGCGGACGGTGGTCGGTGTGGAGCTCAAGGTGAGCGCAAACGCCGGGGGTGCCGGCTCACCTGCGCCACCGGCCGCCGCGGAGTCCGAGCGCCACGTCGCCCCGGAGCCAGTCGCCGAGATCACCCCGGAGGAGATCGCGGACTCCGACGACGTCGACGAAGGCGCAGCGACCGACCAGGAGGCCTCCGCGCTCGCGCTGCTGCAGGAAGGTCTAGGCGCTCAAGTCATAGGTGAGATCGACCAGACCTGA
- a CDS encoding transglycosylase family protein, protein MPARRYRGRHRKPTTSARVAAVGVMGVGAAAASVLTPTAAHAVTATATDTQWDRVAQCESGGNWHINTGNGYYGGLQFAATTWSSFDGPGYAPRADLASREQQIDIANKVLAAEGWNAWPVCSQDAGPAGPPDAQTRGNAHLRRAKHHRKTLQAEPEKVARSWERIYVVRRGDSLYSIARAKRVEGGWQALYEHNRAVVGDNPQHLDVGARLAY, encoded by the coding sequence ATGCCTGCACGCCGTTATCGCGGCCGCCATCGAAAGCCCACCACCTCCGCTCGGGTCGCTGCCGTCGGCGTGATGGGCGTCGGCGCCGCGGCGGCCAGCGTGCTCACGCCGACCGCCGCCCACGCCGTCACCGCGACCGCCACGGACACCCAATGGGACCGGGTCGCGCAGTGCGAGTCCGGGGGCAACTGGCACATCAACACCGGCAACGGCTACTACGGCGGTCTGCAGTTCGCGGCCACCACGTGGAGCTCGTTCGACGGCCCGGGCTACGCCCCGCGCGCCGACCTCGCCAGTCGCGAGCAGCAGATCGACATCGCCAACAAGGTGCTCGCCGCCGAGGGCTGGAACGCCTGGCCGGTCTGCTCGCAGGACGCCGGTCCGGCCGGACCGCCGGACGCGCAGACGCGCGGCAACGCCCACCTGCGCCGCGCCAAGCACCACCGCAAGACGCTCCAGGCCGAGCCAGAGAAGGTCGCCCGCTCCTGGGAGCGGATCTACGTCGTACGACGAGGCGACAGCCTCTACTCGATCGCCCGCGCGAAGCGCGTCGAGGGCGGCTGGCAAGCCCTCTACGAACACAACCGCGCCGTGGTGGGCGACAACCCGCAGCACCTGGACGTGGGCGCGCGGCTCGCGTATTGA
- a CDS encoding transglycosylase family protein, with protein sequence MLRIAGIAAVGVSLLAAVPVHAAPSATDAQWARVAHCESGGNWHLDTGNGYYGGLQFSASTWAHYSGRQYAARPDLASRVQQIDVGNRVYAAEGWSPWPTCRPHS encoded by the coding sequence GTGCTTCGAATCGCTGGCATCGCCGCCGTGGGTGTGAGCCTGCTCGCGGCCGTCCCGGTGCACGCCGCGCCGAGCGCCACCGACGCCCAATGGGCACGGGTGGCCCACTGCGAGTCGGGCGGCAACTGGCACCTCGACACCGGCAACGGCTACTACGGCGGGCTTCAGTTCTCGGCGTCCACCTGGGCCCACTACAGCGGGCGGCAGTACGCGGCGCGGCCGGACCTGGCCAGCCGCGTCCAGCAGATCGACGTCGGCAACCGGGTGTACGCCGCCGAAGGCTGGAGCCCGTGGCCGACCTGCCGACCTCACTCCTGA